A region of Capra hircus breed San Clemente chromosome 11, ASM170441v1, whole genome shotgun sequence DNA encodes the following proteins:
- the TDRD15 gene encoding tudor domain-containing protein 15, whose translation MDPTSLLPTLLNVNLTISHIECLPKDVLVKFQGRNNIECEFDYHILQREIQHIQKGNSSVDIDDFCLVEERVSGEWQRGRVVEKKNELYTVLLIDRGEELRVDSTHVASACDNLFELPPRVTFGILANILPAGEKWSPKALNYFRSLVGLQVKGCVQAVLPLQMILLEVPNIISQVLELQLGRLIDGDSFRLIVEMVKEFPKQMPDSLHHKRPESSLSNNDTLLDIQHVLDNLQPSLSVGSTESVKVSSALSPSKFYCQLIKWIPELENFTTSMTLHYDIISQGSSPTCDNFGILCVGRRRNGQWHRGILQQLLPNNQVRIWFMDYGSSETIPSVHVKKLKQDFILVPLFSFPCSLTCLHSPDRDTRKFQLSIFKQALLGQVVYAHLDQFNKDEHLYYVTLESQESAISSKCLLKTVGTQVLCPVSDSKIYNRLRATSASEVNSFAVESFIANTERSIDSLSKKDTLKIDFPVKTVEMKIEAAYIAFVVYVLNPSNFWVRTNEHQNEFQDIMKNINKYYDLCENDELILRNPEPGLFCCARYSKDRHFYRAVITEINGYKINVYFLDYGNTDSIPFFDVKILLPEFCELPALAMCCSLAHIFPVEDLWVKAAIDYFKKIVLNKAVLLQVIAKKDDKYTVNIQSIEASENSDVVSLMLQAGYAEYWEVEPECCPKFVSEYSVLNLKSKNKVNIKKVISALEGPQSKRYHSNKLKESNLSLLKSPPVNFSDLKNPFTLSVGPESPWRYKEYVFKPGTVLEVKCSYSCGPGDFLCQLQCKLKDLKLLMEQLQDYYSVHSDPYQVGQMACVAKSSKDGKWYRAAILTQISKKEFDVVLVDYGYQERVLIRDLCAIKPHFLSLEAQAFRCSLNHLVEPISCKVFSWSREACRDFENFISSSRGLLTCVIFAIVLIYPNCLSNLVDLQSPFTSAKEFLIRHGSAQYCTVSKPFPSSVHLYSYCYSSFNIKIGSEEEIYISHIYSPQKFYCQLSRNNKDLEMIETKIREISYLSDCPKYNFSKMRLCISKYVEDGLSYRALSMPTDSLSDFLVYFVDFGNKQLVEESMLRAVSDEFPELLFTPMQAIQCFLSDLSNVDIPAEINNWFADKYFGKPLRAKILSREPDGQFGVDLYDGYQHINQKIKMLLHAYQKKHCDQAQCVKKDHKTNENKKEAVSLKGKIENNYHRNISKTSLITYSESKTDQLMNPRSIYARLLKPSVCCKVEPVSKNKVKTSLQDELKNKGVEIVPELAHILDEHDVGQNSVKVVSPSFIRELNQAASKNIHSHVRPQIKDLPQPKIYLNAYVKGYVSNISNPASFHIQLAENENLIIRLAAALNVRRASIVRERKSVKPMVGDLVVAEYSGDNAIYRAVIKKIFSRNSYEVEFIDYGNTAVVSTSKIYEIKKEFLTIPQLGVHSFLSGVKWNEPNEIWDRKTVDYFASRVSNKTVSCEFLKRHEQKWEVNVICDEKCVINELVKWTACSKLQRIVLQMPQVVSQKVGPVDNEMKKGGSNGYEGSVILQPSYQQLVSIPFEELKPGQLEKAEILHVSKSGMFYVKLSKNKKTLSDLTVLITKEVRNTAFLSVENIEQGLECLAKSKNTFEWYRSKVDKYVDEKVLVFLVDCGRYEIVPLCNTKVLSNEIRNIPRQAVPCKWIWFENFRKMPFESIVGLFAHLEISILFLKYLDSAWKVDILIDGLLFLEYLNLNTVHVEENKFRSSGIICSVGSKTPVSPCTIRSFPWTQLQNDRQYFGIATAVSDPSDFCVQLEDFFDTMKSLFMLLSDLPEDLQTVPQEHIIPGSSCLFKYESEDQWNRVEISEVSDQNLLLILIDYGFSVYIHYSDIKNLKVVPEELLNLPRLSYPCIIHGVLPAEGRHWNEEAKRFFQDFLSKPGLVFKFREYSFETKLKVDIIHEKNNLADMLVASGLGIYSKDSAHLDAVTTGSVEVQYKSESKPICQLLDQNNYKMENINCTCTEKQVLKNLKTIKRKDVYKHLLRKSHISRRLQSGNSVLRRKKVDTGKHNPRSTITSDTCATASFWESPNGLKNNTNCIENIFAKLSEGLQEKDTVDLRTTGKALHVNEVMVSKHLKGKWTFLKK comes from the coding sequence aTGGATCCTACATCTTTGTTACCAACCCTTTTAAATGTGAATCTGACAATATCACATATAGAATGTCTTCCCAAGGACGTTCTGGTGAAATTTCAAGGCAGAAATAACATTGAATGTGAGTTTGACTACCATATATTGCAGAGGGAaatacagcatattcaaaaaggaAACAGTAGTGTAGACATTGATGACTTCTGTTTGGTAGAAGAAAGAGTATCAGGAGAATGGCAGAGAGGAAGAGttgtggaaaagaaaaatgaactctaTACTGTGCTCCTCATAGATCGCGGAGAGGAACTGAGAGTTGACAGTACGCACGTTGCTTCAGCCTGTGACAACTTATTTGAACTACCACCACGGGTAACATTTGGCATTTTGGCCAACATACTACCAGCTGGGGAAAAATGGTCTCCCAAGGCTTTGAATTATTTCAGGTCATTAGTAGGACTACAAGTGAAAGGTTGTGTACAAGCTGTTTTGCCTCTTCAGATGATTCTTCTTGAAGTGCCAAACATAATATCCCAGGTTCTTGAATTACAGTTAGGGAGACTCATTGATGGAGATTCATTTCGTCTTATTGTGGAAATGGTAAAAGAATTCCCCAAACAAATGCCAGATTCATTACACCATAAAAGACCTGAATCATCATTAAGTAATAATGATACTTTACTTGATATTCAGCATGTTCTGGATAATTTGCAACCATCTTTGTCAGTAGGCAGTACTGAAAGTGTAAAAGTATCATCTGCCTTGAGCCCAAGTAAATTTTATTGCCAATTAATTAAATGGATTCCAGAGTTAGAAAACTTTACAACATCTATGACGTTGCATTATGATATTATCAGCCAAGGAAGTAGTCCCACCTGTGATAATTTTGGAATACTTTGTGTTGGCAGAAGGAGAAATGGACAGTGGCATAGAGGAATTCTTCAGCAGCTTTTGCCCAATAATCAAGTGAGAATTTGGTTTATGGATTATGGCAGTAGTGAGACTATACCTTCAGTTCATGTAAAGAAACTTAAACAAGATTTTATCTTAGTACCATTATTTTCGTTTCCATGTTCTCTAACATGTTTACACAGTCCAGACAGAGATACAAGAAAATTTCAACTGAGTATATTTAAACAAGCCTTGTTAGGACAGGTAGTATATGCACACCTCGATCAGTTCAATAAGGATGAGCATTTGTATTATGTAACCTTAGAAAGTCAAGAGTCTGCAATTAGTTCTAAGTGTCTGCTGAAGACTGTAGGCACGCAAGTACTTTGTCCAGTGTCTGATTCAAAAATTTATAATAGGCTGAGGGCGACTAGTGCTTCTGAGGTAAACAGCTTTGCAGTTGAGAGTTTTATTGCAAACACTGAGCGGTCGATAGACTCTCTAAGtaaaaaagatactttaaaaatagattttcctgTTAAAACTGTAGAAATGAAGATAGAGGCTGCCTACATAGCTTTTGTAGTATATGTATTAAACCCATCAAATTTCTGGGTACGTACTAATGAACATCAGAATGAATTTCAagatataatgaaaaatataaacaaatattatgATTTGTGTGAAAATGATGAACTGATTCTAAGAAATCCAGAACCTGGATTATTTTGTTGTGCTAGATATAGCAAGGATAGACATTTTTATAGAGCTGTTATCACTGAAATTAATGGttataaaattaatgtttattttttagattatggAAATACTGATTCCATACCATTTTTTGATGTAAAAATTTTGCTTCCAGAGTTCTGTGAGTTGCCTGCTTTAGCCATGTGCTGTTCACTTGCACATATATTTCCTGTTGAAGATTTATGGGTGAAGGCTGctattgattattttaaaaaaattgtcctGAACAAAGCAGTTTTGCTTCAGGTTATAGCAAAAAAAGATGACAAATATACTGTAAATATTCAGAGTATTGAAGCCTCAGAAAATAGTGATGTTGTCTCTCTTATGTTACAAGCTGGATATGCAGAATATTGGGAAGTAGAACCAGAATGTTGTCCAAAATTTGtaagtgaatattcagtgttaaatttaaaatctaaaaacaaagttAACATTAAGAAAGTCATATCTGCCCTTGAAGGACCTCAGTCTAAAAGGTACCATTCAAATAAGCTAAAAGAAAGTAATTTGTCTTTGTTAAAGTCCCCACCTGTTAATTTCTCTGACTTAAAAAACCCTTTCACCTTGTCTGTGGGACCTGAGTCACCATGGCGTTATAAAGAATATGTGTTTAAACCAGGAACAGTCCTTGAAGTTAAGTGTTCTTATTCTTGTGGCCCAGGTGACTTCTTATGCCAGCTGCAATGTAagttaaaagatttaaaattactAATGGAACAACTTCAGGATTATTATAGTGTTCATTCTGATCCTTATCAGGTTGGGCAGATGGCTTGTGTTGCTAAATCCTCTAAAGATGGGAAGTGGTATAGAGCTGCTATTTTGACTCAAATATCAAAAAAAGAATTTGATGTAGTACTGGTTGATTATGGCTACCAGGAAAGAGTTTTAATTAGAGATCTTTGTGCTATTAagccacattttctttctttagaagCCCAGGCCTTCAGATGTAGTCTTAACCATTTAGTTGAACCCATTAGTTGTAAAGTATTCAGTTGGTCAAGAGAAGCATGCAGAGACtttgagaattttatttcttcatctagAGGGTTATTGACTTGTGTCATCTTTGCCATAGTTCTTATATATCCAAACTGTTTAAGTAATTTAGTGGATTTACAGTCTCCGTTTACTAGTGCAAAAGAATTTCTTATTCGTCATGGCTCTGCACAGTATTGTACAGTATCAAAGCCATTTCCATCTTCAGTTCATCTTTACAGTTACTGTTATTCTTCCTTCAATATAAAAATTGGAAGTgaggaagaaatatatatatctcacatataTAGTCCTCAAAAGTTTTATTGCCAACTTAGTAGAAATAATAAAGACCTGGAGATGATAGAAACAAAAATCAGGGAAATTAGTTACCTCAGTGATTGCCCCAAATATAATTTTAGTAAAATGAGATTATGTATATCTAAGTATGTAGAGGATGGTCTCTCTTATAGAGCTTTATCAATGCCTACAGATTCATTATCTGACTTCCTGGTGTATTTTGTGGACTTTGGAAATAAGCAGTTAGTAGAAGAAAGTATGTTGAGGGCTGTTTCAGATGAATTTCCAGAGTTGCTGTTTACACCTATGCAAGCTATTCAATGTTTTTTGTCAGATCTTAGCAATGTAGATATTCCAGCAGAAATCAATAACTGGTTTGCAGATAAATATTTTGGAAAGCCATTAAGGGCAAAAATACTATCCAGGGAGCCAGATGGCCAGTTTGGTGTGGACTTATATGATGGATATCAACATAtaaatcagaaaattaagatgTTGCTTCATGCTTATCAAAAAAAACATTGTGACCAAGCACAGTGTGTGAAAAAGGATCATAAaacaaatgagaataaaaaagagGCTGTTTCCTTGAAAGGCAAAATAGAAAACAACTATCACCGTAACATAAGTAAAACTAGTCTAATAACATATTCTGAAAGCAAAACAGATCAGCTAATGAATCCCAGAAGTATATATGCCAGGCTTTTGAAACCATCAGTTTGCTGTAAAGTGGAACCTGTGTCAAAAAACAAGGTGAAGACGTCTTTGCAagatgaacttaaaaataaaggTGTAGAAATTGTCCCTGAACTTGCACATATTCTTGATGAACATGATGTGGGCCAAAACTCAGTAAAGGTTGTATCACCGTCCTTTATCAGAGAATTAAATCAAGCAGCCTCAAAAAACATACATAGTCATGTCAGACCACAAATTAAAGACCTTCCTCAACCCAAGATTTACTTAAATGCATACGTTAAAGGATATGTTTCTAATATAAGTAATCCAGCGAGTTTCCATATTCAGCTTGCTGAGAATGAAAATTTAATCATCAGACTAGCAGCTGCTCTCAATGTAAGAAGAGCCAGtatagtgagagagagaaaatcagtTAAACCAATGGTAGGAGATCTTGTAGTTGCAGAATACTCTGGTGACAATGCCATTTACAGAGCAGTTATTAAGaaaatcttttcaagaaattcTTACGAAGTGGAATTTATTGACTATGGTAACACTGCAGTAGTAAGCACATctaaaatttatgaaattaaGAAGGAATTCTTAACCATTCCTCAGCTAGGAGTTCATTCTTTCCTTAGTGGAGTCAAGTGGAATGAACCTAATGAAATATGGGACAGAAAAACTGTGGATTATTTTGCTTCAAGAGTAAGTAACAAAACAGTTTCCTGTGAGTTTTTGAAAAGGCATGAACAGAAATGGGAAGTAAATGTAATTTGTGATGAAAAATGTGTCATTAATGAACTAGTGAAATGGACAGCATGCTCGAAACTACAGAGAATAGTATTACAAATGCCTCAGGTTGTCTCTCAAAAGGTGGGCCCTGTTGATAATGAAATGAAGAAAGGAGGATCAAATGGATATGAAGGTTCTGTGATCCTTCAGCCATCCTACCAACAACTGGTTAGTATTCCTTTTGAAGAGTTAAAACCTGGACAACTTGAAAAGGCTGAAATACTTCATGTTTCAAAAAGTGGAATGTTTTATGTGAagttatctaaaaataaaaagactttatcagatttaacagtattaattacTAAAGAAGTAAGAAACACTGCTTTTTTATCAGTGGAAAATATTGAGCAAGGCTTGGAATGCTTGGCAAAATCTAAGAACACTTTTGAGTGGTATCGATCAAAAGTAGATAAGTATGTTGATGAGAAAGTGCTTGTTTTTTTAGTAGATTGTGGTAGGTATGAAATAGTGCCTTTATGTAATACTAAGGTGCTTAGTAATGAAATCAGAAATATTCCAAGACAAGCTGTGCCTTGTAAATGGATTTGGTTTGAAAATTTTAGGAAGATGCCATTTGAATCCATTGTGGGTTTGTTTGCTCATTTGGAAATAAGCATCCTTTTCCTGAAATATTTAGACTCTGCTTGGAAAGTAGACATTTTGATAGATGGTCTGTTATTTTtggaatatttaaatttaaatacagttcatgttgaagaaaacaaatttagatCTTCAGGAATTATTTGTAGTGTTGGATCTAAGACTCCCGTATCACCATGTACCATAAGATCATTTCCTTGGACACAGCTTCAAAATGATAGGCAATATTTTGGTATTGCCACTGCTGTTTCTGATCCGTCAGACTTCTGTGTTCAGTTGGAAGATTTCTTTGACACAATGAAATCTCTTTTTATGTTGCTTTCTGATCTACCAGAAGACTTACAAACAGTGCCTCAAGAGCATATAATTCCCGGTTCTAGTTGTTTGTTCAAATATGAATCGGAAGATCAGTGGAATAGAGTAGAAATTTCCGAAGTCTCTGATCAGAATTTACTTCTTATATTGATTGACTATGGATTTTCTGTTTACATACATTATTCAGATATAAAAAATCTTAAAGTTGTTCCTGAAGAACTTCTGAATTTGCCGAGGCTAAGTTATCCTTGCATCATACATGGTGTCTTACCTGCTGAAGGGAGACATTGGAATGAAGAAGCCAAAAGATTTTTTCAAGATTTCCTGAGTAAACCAGGCTTAGTTTTTAAGTTTAGGGAATACAGTTTTGAAACAAAACTGAAGGTAGACATCATTCATGAGAAAAACAATTTGGCAGACATGTTAGTTGCCTCTGGTCTTGGAATTTATTCTAAAGATTCAGCTCATCTCGACGCAGTTACTACTGGATCTGTTGAAGTCCAGTATAAGTCAGAGAGTAAGCCTATTTGCCAATTGTTAGatcaaaataattacaaaatggaaaatataaattgtACATGCACTGAGAAGCAAGTGCTAAAAAATCTGAAAACTATAAAGAGGAAAGACGTCTATAAACACCTCTTAAGGAAAAGCCATATTAGTAGAAGATTACAGTCTGGAAACTCAGTACTGAGGAGGAAGAAGGTTGATACTGGAAAACATAATCCCCGAAGTACCATTACATCTGATACATGTGCAACAGCTTCATTTTGGGAATCACCTAATGGTTTGAAGAATAACACCAATTGCATTGAAAACATTTTTGCAAAGCTAAGTGAAGGATTGCAGGAAAAGGATACAGTGGACTTAAGAACAACAGGAAAAGCACTACATGTTAATGAAGTAATGGTATCAAAACATTTGAAAGGTAAGtggacatttttaaagaaataa